In a genomic window of Glycine max cultivar Williams 82 chromosome 13, Glycine_max_v4.0, whole genome shotgun sequence:
- the LOC100783192 gene encoding THO complex subunit 7A, with amino-acid sequence MLGKTRKVSARGESVAANYAFGPSEDDVIIKHRLLTRTTTTRGDPPLKKLQKKFTSFVSEVDKDEDNNYNECDKLARAFLQELTTFEIPLLKSKAIVEANIREKENFNELKEEMNRQILQAQDDIEDLKKQLEESKVERRHKEECEAIRKLIAMQPPRSETMKVISELENEIAALDAENTAGSRLLELRKKQFALLLHVVDELQNTIEEEQKSLVEEMRMATEELKNGMEDTNGGAEAMAID; translated from the exons ATGCTGGGAAAGACGAGGAAGGTTTCGGCGCGTGGCGAATCCGTGGCGGCGAACTACGCCTTCGGTCCCTCCGAAGATGACGTAATCATCAAGCACAGGCTTCTCAcgcgcaccaccaccaccagggGCGACCCTCCCTTGAAGAAGCTTCAGAAGAAGTTCACCTCGTTCGTCTCCGAAGTGGACAAGGACGAAGACAACAACTACAACGAATGCGACAAGCTCGCCAGAGCCTTTCTGCAGGAGCTGACGACATTCGAGATTCCTCTTCTGAAGAGCAAGGCGATTGTGGAGGCCAACATTAGGGAGAAGGAGAATTTCAACGAGTTGAAGGAGGAAATGAATCGCCAGATCCTGCAGGCGCAGGATGACATTGAGGATCTCAAGAAGCAGCTTGAGGAGAGCAAGGTTGAGAGAAGGCACAAGGAGGAGTGCGAGGCTATTAGGAAGTTGATTGCCATGCAGCCCCCGAGGTCCGAGACTATGAAGGTTATTTCAGAGTTGGAGAACGAAATTGCCGCTTTGGACGCCGAGAACACGGCTGGTTCGAGGTTGTTGGAGCTCAGGAAGAAGCAATTTGCGCTGTTGTTACATGTG GTGGATGAGTTGCAGAACacaatagaggaagagcagAAGAGCCTAGTCGAGGAGATGAGAATGGCAACCGAGGAGCTTAAGAATGGGATGGAGGACACAAATGGGGGGGCGGAAGCAATGGCAATTGACTAG
- the LOC100783724 gene encoding GDSL esterase/lipase At5g45920-like produces the protein MTRPKIYLFGDSITEESFSVGGWGASLAHHFSRTADVVLRGYSGYNTRWALKVLERVFPASHGGDGGTGTAPIALSVFFGANDACVPDRCSAFQHVPLHEYKQNLHSIVSFFKKRWPTTLVLLITPPPIDEDARCRYPYVENPQGLPERTNEAAGEYARACIGVAGECGIPVVDLWTKMQQYPDWNKDYLCDGLHLTQSGNQVVFEEVITKLREEGLNLESIPVDLPLIADIDPNDPLKSFLQ, from the exons ATGACAAGGccaaagatttatctcttcgGTGATTCAATCACTGAAGAATCTTTCTCGGTTGGTGGATGGGGTGCTTCTCTCGCCCACCATTTCTCTCGCACG GCTGATGTGGTGCTAAGAGGTTACAGCGGATACAACACTCGGTGGGCGTTGAAGGTGTTGGAGAGGGTTTTCCCTGCGTCACATGGCGGTGACGGTGGAACCGGAACAGCGCCAATTgctttgagtgttttctttGGGGCCAACGACGCTTGTGTTCCGGATAGGTGTTCTGCTTTTCAACACGTCCCTCTCCATGAATACAAGCAGAATCTTCACTCcattgtttccttcttcaag AAGCGATGGCCCACAACTCTTGTTCTCCTCATAACTCCTCCTCCAATAGATGAGGATGCACGTTGTAG ATATCCGTATGTAGAAAATCCACAGGGTCTTCCTGAAAGGACAAATGAAGCTGCCGGTGAGTATGCTAGAGCATGCATTGGTGTGGCTGGGGAATGTGGAATCCCTGTGGTTGATCTCTGGACCAAAATGCAACAGTACCCTGATTGGAATAAAGATTATCTATG TGATGGTTTGCATCTCACGCAAAGCGGCAATCAAGTTGTTTTTGAGGAAGTAATTACAAAGCTGAGAGAAGaaggcttgaatctagaatctATACCAGTTGATCTCCCACTTATTGCTGATATTGACCCTAATGACCCACTGAAGTCATTTCTGCAGTAA